The region AAAGAATTGGGGAATTCACCACTGAGTATAGGGTATCCcccaattttattattttaatttttttaattttcgaTTTTCCTTCTTTTTgtcttgtttttttttcggcCTTCGGCAGCTCCCCTTAATTTAAACATGGGTGGCCAGGAATTAAATAACTCCCTTCTAATaacattaaatatatttctatattgaattagtaattttttttttttaatttttttatatttatttattaatcttttcttaatttttttaaggaCGTTTAGACATCGAAACATAGAATGATTTGGGTGAAATACCTTAGCATATTGTAATGTCTCAATGGCTGTTTCaattaaaaacaattttacaaatttaagatttttattttttattaaacattttttcatatatgaaattaaatgtaaaataaatttggtATTATAAATCGgattataaaatgtattaaacATGTGCTTCAATGTTTTAATagaacaaataaattttaatatagatgtttttaataatatgaaattatttttatagcaaaaatatacattttgtttatttttatataatgatatatattttttttgttttgatATAACATTTCTCATTATTCTATTTTCAactaatattttcataaagcTTATTTTACTGCACTTTTCTCCtattacattatttaaatgtatATGATTTCTAATCGTtgcatcatttttatttttccaagGATAAGATATACTATGAattgaattatttacaaaatcgaaaatatatgaattatttaacCATTCAATAGATCTGATAGATTGGgcatcatttatataatttgtttctCCTATCcctttttctatttttttggttttctgtttttttaacttttctaatcttttaatatatttttgaattttatgATGTTTTTCAGGGGAATTCCCTTTTAATTTGGCCTTTTTTATGcacaacatttttattacctttttaatttgacatattgttaatttggggtattttttttttctcaattttaatttgtctTCTTTTCTCTTACTATTTTGTGTGTTTTCAATTGTCTTgatattttcatttcctACTTCCTTTGGATGtgtatttctttttatggGGTGAATACAAACTTGTTCTTGTTGGCCTATCtctattttcaatttttgtaaatctGTCGAGCTACATATTTCCTCATTCTCGTGGCATTTGATAATGTTACTATTCACGTTAGACGTAGCTAATAAAGAATTTTTCAACTTTcttgataataatttgttaCCATTTTTAAGAAGCCTATTTTGAGATAATCCTtccaattttttcttttgctTGTTttggtttttttttttattttttttgtttttttgtttttctttattttgctTATCCCAGATgttgtaaataaataagtcacttttataaatgagaggtattttaaatattttagtttttgatgaattaatattttctccccatatttttctttttaataataaatttttaaatgttttaatattttttttattaagtgtactaaataaaaaatcgtCTATAAATCGGATCAATAATGAATTGGTATTTAAAGGATTaggatataaatttttatttatcgaattatttttattgttattttccTTTCTTTCTgcacataaaatattttgaaattctttatttttatctaaatatgcataataaagagaacataatatattagacAAACTAAACCCTTGTGGTAACCCACATATATtactaataatttttttatctaaaaatgttaaaatttttttttcaggatatattttatttgtttctaTTTTATCACCTAAATTAAATGTTTCATTAGACTGAGAAATAGGTAATGTTCTTTCTCTatcattttgtaaaataactaaattattttcttttttaatattatgcTCTCCAATATCTGATGTATTATTGTCACTAATTTTAATCATaccatttttcattttattatttatatggtTATTCAGCATATTCCCAGAATCCTGACTTCCATTTTCGGCACTTGTAGAAATACATGTACTATTACTTCTAAAGGGAAAAGaactatttatatcatttccTTTGGATTCTTTATGTAGTTCTGAAATAGGTTTAATAATAGAAGTGCTTAtcgaattatttaattctcTATGTGCcgatttttcaatattattaatttgatCATCTTTTTCTAGCGTATTATTTGAGGTAGCACTTTCAACTGGTTCGAGAGACAAAAGTTTGTTTTGGTGAAATTGTTGAATTgcttgaaatattttttggttTTTTAACTTAAAGTAggcattattttttattttactatttttttgaaatatttgaaaataaaaaatattatttttatttaattttaattcttttatgctgaaatatatattaaggTAATAATATCTAATAATCGTTATTATTGTCATGAAAATATCTCTTTTTTCAACCTGAACACTTTTATAAGAATCTgagaaaatatacaaatcaATGTTTGAggcatttttaaataattgttttaGTAAAAAATCATGTATtggatttttatttgccTTAATTATAAGCTCTCTAAGATTTCTAATATAGTGCATACCAAAATGTTTGACATTTACTGGATAATAAGACAGGAGTGAATTATTGAcagttttattatataaacgAAATgatcttttaaataaatatacaaattcaaaatttgatatttcatcaaaaaaaagttttaaaaatttaaataaataattatgatttaTGTGTTCATAGcaatttgaaaaatcaccaacacatatatatgcataaattattttgttattccttaatttgttttttatatattttctatatagtTTTTTACGGTAAAAACAATTCTTTATATCCTCTAACCAGTTTTTTAACTTTAATTCAATCTCATTTGTTTTTGTCaaagtatttttaaataagcaACTGTTATTGCTTCTAGCATTTCCTAAACATTTAAGGgaaaatttacaaatattatttaaagaaactggattataattttttcgattatattttttttttcgaagAGGATTAttcttttccttttttctttctaaattttctaatatattatgataataaaattcactgctttttttattttttaatatttcagCAACTCTAGCTTTTACACTTTCAGGAATATTCAGTGTTGATAAATTTATCAAAGGTCTtaatcctttttttttaggtATCCAATTTATTCGTAacttttttgaaaaaaaagcattAATACAATTAAGCTTTAGCAAAAAGTTACGTTTTTcgatcatattttttattttatgtatatatttttttttcacatttatttgattatCTGAACAAGCAACATTTTCAGGCACATtcttttcttcattatgattattttcagattgttttctttttctcaACATGTTTGTCTTTAGTTCTTTTCCTTTTTGTTTCTTTCGATTATATACCTGATCAGGGTTGGAAATAATGCATGTTGCTAATCGttttttcgattttatttctattttcCCAATTTCACTTATTTTACGTTTCCTTTTTATCAAGTTTTTGCATtgcattttattaatttttttctcgaTTTTGGTTACTAGCTTATAGAAAAgcttaatataattaacttttttttttttgaaaaaacgTTTTCCTACATATATAAGAAGGAATTTTTTGTCATCCGCATAATTGATATACTCTTTATACTTTTTCAGCATACTAGGagtcatatttttattatttttaatgtaatacttttttaatgaaaaatatttttttcgaattTTGTAGTAgaacttttttaaataaggtctaacattttttttattaataacttttattttatataaactaTCTATTTGTTTACATTCAGatattttttcccttttttctttttttacctTTTCAATTTCTTTACATATTATGGTACTTCTCTTTTTTACTATTGTATCTTTAGAAAGTGGATCATTGGTGTGTTTATCTGGTCGCGTTTCTTTATTTCCTATAGATTTAAcaacattattattgttgttTCCTTTGgatgttaattttttttttttttttaaaagctTCAATTGATTGCGATGTTGCTCTATGCTCTTCTTTTTCAACATATGATGAGTTTTCTTTGTTTTagtttcttttattttttttatttttttattccgaaaattttgatggtataaacaaaaatttgaaaCTTTTGTAAAGTAGTTCCATAGTTGTctatcaaaaataatagttttataaatagtatGCTCCGATTttgtcaaaaaaaaaaaatgtctcATTATTGgcataatgaaataattaaaaataaaatatataagtctacttaaaaaatgtcTTTTTTGAATAgctaaaattatttttttttttttatcaaaatattttctttttaattcttgaaacaaaaatgtattttttgatgAATGGTTTATAAATCGATTTTGTTTATCATCAAtcgtttttttatcttGATATAAACTATAATTAGAACATTTTGAGATATCTTCTTGAGGTGGTGGCATTAAAATATTGCTCATTGGTGTAATCATACTAGATTTATTTGGTATGcttttttgtatatccTTTTTCTgccttttaaaaatgtttttaacCTTTACATGCTTCATTATTTGATCCATCGAAAAACtttctttataattaaatagtataaattttttgacattatttaaaaaaattttgaaattatATCTACTACCTAGCAGTTTAACAGGTACACACTTTTTTGTAACATGGACAATAAAGTCAATAACTTTATGtgttttaaaagaaaaacttaaaaattcataatttttaaaaaaataatcatacattttttgtcTAATAAACTTTCTATTCTTTCTTacattaataatatgaaatttttttattataatcgATTTTATTGtcttaaatatttttgctattttgtttttcattttttttttaggaaaatatttattataaattttttcaaattttgtattcctgacattatttaaaaattcagaaaaattatagtaGATATACTTAAGtattttcgtttttttaatccgaaaataaatatttttctcctTATTACCTTCTTTGACTATATTACATGTTGTtgtattttcctttttatacACAAAATGAGAAAtgtcgtttttttttgtattacatttaatttgttttaatattttctgtttatattcatctataaaattattatgaaaaaagtaTTTTTGATTTGATGTACAAATATAgtttaataaatgataaataaataaaggcacattttctaatttatcaaaaatcatacttttattaaataaaaagtttttatatttattcgtAGTATTATGTTGTAAAATGttatttctatttattattattttattccatttttttttatcgtttaatattttagtCTCTTTTTCAGTCCCCTTTTCATAATCACACATATTCAAACTATCACTGGcattattaaattgttcatttttatcattattatgaaaaaaataaatatttggtagtcgttttttttttattcttactTTTTGATTTGTATCAATTTTGTCTAACCCGTTGTTTTCCATTGCTATTATTTGTTCTTTCTTAACGTTTTGGAtatttagtttttttttctcgtTTTTAAGTACTtcttttttcctttttacgATTTCTTTCATTTCCTTTAaacattcattttttaaaattccTCCACTGCATTGAATTAAATACAAGTACCTTATATATGAATGACTATCatgaattttaaaataagttttattacttttttttttaagcaaatatttatatatttttttcaaatgttTTAGTttgtctatatatttttctctaCACATTAATGAtccattttcttttatttcaataCTATTATGaaaagtttttattttcttcgaTTTTCTCATATTATCTATTTCATTATCCCATTTTTCATTAgctcttttatttttataattattcaaaagtgtaatattattatttttctcattTTGAGGTACTACATTTGTAGTTCCAGTTATTTCGGGTTCCTTAGTAAGCTCTTTTTGATTTTCATCTTGTGTAGGATTGTTTGTATAAATGATTTTGAGCTGTTttgtattataaaataatttttttttttttaaaataagttTGTTCTCTAATTCTTTACTGTCTTTCCATTTTAATTCAATGTGGCttaaagtaataaaaaaggaagtTTGAATTGGAAGGAATTCATTTgaactaataaaaaaaaagtcggatataaatataagggTATTAGACAACAaatagtttaaaaaatcaaaggaaacataattaaaaaatatatcccATACTTTTAgactataaaaataatcacAACAATTTTGATCTTCATATGAAAATTTGgttgaattaaataataatactgaatttttataaattttactttttttgtctacccctttttcatttaactttctttttatatgacTAAAGCATTGCTTCCAGTTAATTAAAGATgattttttctctttaaaaaaaatatctttGTTTAAATTGTTTTCTATCTTTTTTAATCGTAAAtcttcaaataataaaacattttgtaaaaaatattgaaaataagaataattttggaaaaagtctttatttataactACTTCATTGACAATATATAACCTAtcttttttcctttttgttattatatgttcttttattatgttagaaaaaaatattcgtctaaatttttcatcatGTTTAAGAGAAAATTCCCCAAGCGAATATGAATTAATGTTTAACTTTTTctctaaatataatttaaataatttgattTTCTTGTCTGtgcttttaaaaatgttttttaagTAACTACTTTCTATAGGCACCTCATCACTCATATTAGAAAACATtcatcatattatttatttttttaatttaactttttttctctCTTTTTATCAGTTTATTCATAACATGAATAATTCATTTCCATTTAGTCTCTTTGTAAAagtgaaatatatttcaccTTAAAAAtcttcaaattttttagttGCTTAATGTGAGCCCATTAAATtgtgtattaaaaaatgtagtgatggtgaaaaaataaaacacacaatatacattttaaataaaaaaacaacaaaaaaataaaagataaaatataaatattatgtatgtatattatacagaaaaaaaaaacgaaaaaagaataatataattaaaaaaattaatacacATAAGATATATTGTGCATGCCAGgcttttaatattaatttagggctaattaaaaaaatacccaatttatattgttttattaaaatatattatcattatgctattaataatgtttaagaaagttttttaaatagaaaatgttatgattttataaaattattaagtGTGCCgatgtatacatatttatgagGACGTAACATATACACCGATcctacatatatatattatatatgtatatgtgaaatacgaaaaaaaataaaaaacgaacagctttttatgttttgttACTGTTTCTTCATCTCAAAGTTATCCTTTAATTGTTGGGAAAGTTAAATACTCCCTTTAAAAAGTCACAACATAGTGTGTAGgataaaagaaattaaaagCTGATCATACGAtagcatattttaaatcacACCAATgcaaatgaaataaaaaaaagcatCACAATCTGCCTTTACCTCAAAAAAATGGGaggaaaaaattgtaaaacacatttattataataagtGACATTTACGAATGAGCCCATAACTACTAATGCTAAATTATGAGTGACTTCCTATTAATTTACaatattcttttaatattgaTATACCAAAAACTTattatctatttttatgtcAAATGGTGAACCAGTAAATATAGATAGGCATTCCAAAAATCGGAAAAGTTTTTTCAGAATAAGTAAGgtattatgaatatataaaatagcaaaatgataaactatatccataattaaaatgcattaataaatatatagtttttttataagaatGTTAAATTTAGAGAGGatgtattttcatattatcataaaaatgttgTTCTAATTATTGTAcctgtataaatatacatgaACATATATGATTGTATTgtgtaaataaaagtatgacacatataaaaattccccatagaaaaataatcaCTAAAAGGGGGTAATATACAAATcaattaataaaacatcTATGTATCCATGAGgtgtattaaatattaaaaaattaagaaaataatataaataacttTATGGGGCAAATTTTATGAGTTATTTTTGATCGATTCTATAGATGTTTCAACATCATTTAATAACATAACAATGACAtccaatttatttaaattaatatcgTCTgcagtatatatttttgaattttgaTTTTCCTTTATTAATGCAtcattttgttcttttaaaaatacagaCTTTTCGATCTTAATTtgatcataaaaatattttattttgttttgtaAAAAGCATGCTGTATTTTGATCAAAATTTAGTATATGCTTAGAAAAGGGTTTGAAGGATTTATTTAGTAATAccatttttacaatatttaATGCAACAGTAATTGAATCAGCATATAATAGTACTGATTCTTCGCTTATcaatgtaaaaattatattttttatttgagtccctaatttttttattttgtttgttttataatCTGATTCACTAATTTTACTGTTTGGTATAATTAGATCTTCCCTTTTATCTTCAATAGATTCAGGCAATTCCTCATCATTTATAGTGATCAacatttgtttatatagtTGGTCTTTAAGATAAGAAGCAATAGTGCTTTTAATTCTGTCTGACGTACATTCTATTatcaatttattatataatgaaaagaaaACATTCCAAGAAAAGTTTCTCATAATATTACTAacacaattatatataacttttGTACAATTTTGTTGATCATTATATGTATGAAAGATttcatacatttttttaagaaaatCAAAGGGTCTCcatttaaaattgtaaatattactataatattcattattatatattttaatatttcttgAGAATATAGTAGAAATAGATATAAAATGGCAAGCCTTaatgtataaattattttgtgcatattttttggctttatttaaacataaaattatattataacaatttctaatcattaaattaaataaatataattgtgAAAATACGAGAGGAAAGGCCTCTGTATTTATTCTTTCTACTAAAATCAAATAAGACAATAATGATATCTCTAATGTTGTATTTTCTAGTACACATGATGTTGTATTAggtattaaaatattaactcTCTCTAAAATTCGGCATAAATTGGGATTAATTATGCTAAGTCTCCATATTAATGATGATAAGCAATCCCTAATAATATGATCAGATTTGTTTCGATAGGATATTGTTGGTATAGTTTTGTATACACTTATACATTCGCTATAATCTATAgaatcatattttatataaggGAAAAGTTTctcaacatttttatttaaaggtagataaaaattatgataacATATTATCCTCATAATAAATGCAACAATAGAATGTAAGGCTACATCTTGTTTATCATCTTCTTGAGATTTAATAGATTTAtcacataatatattaataaatttacacATAGATATTAATGTATCTATATTATtgatattatcattataataTGGTTCACCatctatattataaaatttgtctAAAACTATTGGAAGAA is a window of Plasmodium vinckei vinckei genome assembly, chromosome: PVVCY_14 DNA encoding:
- a CDS encoding telomerase reverse transcriptase, putative; translated protein: MSDEVPIESSYLKNIFKSTDKKIKLFKLYLEKKLNINSYSLGEFSLKHDEKFRRIFFSNIIKEHIITKRKKDRLYIVNEVVINKDFFQNYSYFQYFLQNVLLFEDLRLKKIENNLNKDIFFKEKKSSLINWKQCFSHIKRKLNEKGVDKKSKIYKNSVLLFNSTKFSYEDQNCCDYFYSLKVWDIFFNYVSFDFLNYLLSNTLIFISDFFFISSNEFLPIQTSFFITLSHIELKWKDSKELENKLILKKKKLFYNTKQLKIIYTNNPTQDENQKELTKEPEITGTTNVVPQNEKNNNITLLNNYKNKRANEKWDNEIDNMRKSKKIKTFHNSIEIKENGSLMCREKYIDKLKHLKKIYKYLLKKKSNKTYFKIHDSHSYIRYLYLIQCSGGILKNECLKEMKEIVKRKKEVLKNEKKKLNIQNVKKEQIIAMENNGLDKIDTNQKVRIKKKRLPNIYFFHNNDKNEQFNNASDSLNMCDYEKGTEKETKILNDKKKWNKIIINRNNILQHNTTNKYKNFLFNKSMIFDKLENVPLFIYHLLNYICTSNQKYFFHNNFIDEYKQKILKQIKCNTKKNDISHFVYKKENTTTCNIVKEGNKEKNIYFRIKKTKILKYIYYNFSEFLNNVRNTKFEKIYNKYFPKKKMKNKIAKIFKTIKSIIIKKFHIINVRKNRKFIRQKMYDYFFKNYEFLSFSFKTHKVIDFIVHVTKKCVPVKLLGSRYNFKIFLNNVKKFILFNYKESFSMDQIMKHVKVKNIFKRQKKDIQKSIPNKSSMITPMSNILMPPPQEDISKCSNYSLYQDKKTIDDKQNRFINHSSKNTFLFQELKRKYFDKKKKIILAIQKRHFLSRLIYFIFNYFIMPIMRHFFFLTKSEHTIYKTIIFDRQLWNYFTKVSNFCLYHQNFRNKKIKKIKETKTKKTHHMLKKKSIEQHRNQLKLLKKKKKLTSKGNNNNNVVKSIGNKETRPDKHTNDPLSKDTIVKKRSTIICKEIEKVKKEKREKISECKQIDSLYKIKVINKKNVRPYLKKFYYKIRKKYFSLKKYYIKNNKNMTPSMLKKYKEYINYADDKKFLLIYVGKRFFKKKKVNYIKLFYKLVTKIEKKINKMQCKNLIKRKRKISEIGKIEIKSKKRLATCIISNPDQVYNRKKQKGKELKTNMLRKRKQSENNHNEEKNVPENVACSDNQINVKKKYIHKIKNMIEKRNFLLKLNCINAFFSKKLRINWIPKKKGLRPLINLSTLNIPESVKARVAEILKNKKSSEFYYHNILENLERKKEKNNPLRKKKYNRKNYNPVSLNNICKFSLKCLGNARSNNSCLFKNTLTKTNEIELKLKNWLEDIKNCFYRKKLYRKYIKNKLRNNKIIYAYICVGDFSNCYEHINHNYLFKFLKLFFDEISNFEFVYLFKRSFRLYNKTVNNSLLSYYPVNVKHFGMHYIRNLRELIIKANKNPIHDFLLKQLFKNASNIDLYIFSDSYKSVQVEKRDIFMTIITIIRYYYLNIYFSIKELKLNKNNIFYFQIFQKNSKIKNNAYFKLKNQKIFQAIQQFHQNKLLSLEPVESATSNNTLEKDDQINNIEKSAHRELNNSISTSIIKPISELHKESKGNDINSSFPFRSNSTCISTSAENGSQDSGNMLNNHINNKMKNGMIKISDNNTSDIGEHNIKKENNLVILQNDRERTLPISQSNETFNLGDKIETNKIYPEKKILTFLDKKIISNICGLPQGFSLSNILCSLYYAYLDKNKEFQNILCAERKENNNKNNSINKNLYPNPLNTNSLLIRFIDDFLFSTLNKKNIKTFKNLLLKRKIWGENINSSKTKIFKIPLIYKSDLFIYNIWDKQNKEKQKNKKNKKKNQNKQKKKLEGLSQNRLLKNGNKLLSRKLKNSLLATSNVNSNIIKCHENEEICSSTDLQKLKIEIGQQEQVCIHPIKRNTHPKEVGNENIKTIENTQNSKRKEDKLKLRKKKYPKLTICQIKKVIKMLCIKKAKLKGNSPEKHHKIQKYIKRLEKLKKQKTKKIEKGIGETNYINDAQSIRSIEWLNNSYIFDFVNNSIHSISYPWKNKNDATIRNHIHLNNVIGEKCSKISFMKILVENRIMRNVISKQKKYISLYKNKQNVYFCYKNNFILLKTSILKFICSIKTLKHMFNTFYNPIYNTKFILHLISYMKKCLIKNKNLKFVKLFLIETAIETLQYAKVFHPNHSMFRCLNVLKKIKKRLINKYKKIKKKKLLIQYRNIFNVIRRELFNSWPPMFKLRGAAEGRKKNKTKRRKIEN